TAAACTTCTTAGACTATCAGAAAAAAACACCTCTGTTCTTCTTCTGATTGAATGATAAAAAATATATCCTTTTTGAATAGATATTTGAAGCATTTCTTCTAAACAAATTGCTTGTGCACACAATTGCACTTCATCTCTTTCGTCAGGTTTAGGCTTTCCCCGTTTATACTCAACAGGTACTGGTGTCCATAACCCCTTCTTTCCTCTTAAGGCTACTCCTTGATTATCTCCTTTTATGAATTCCACAACATCTGCATACCCATATAATCCTAGTTGATAAGAAATTAAAGGAACAGAACGGGCTATAAAGGTTTTCCCCCTAGATTCGATAATATATGGATCGTTCACTTTATCATGGATTATATTACCTTCTACCGTTTGCAAGTTTTCCTTCCACTGATTTTCTAAATGAATTATTGCCCATTGTCTTTGACAAAAACTAAAGTGTTGTATTCCAGATAACATCAATAATTCATCTTCAGAATACATAATTATACCTTCTCGATGATAGAAACACCTTCAGGTAATGAATCTTTATCTATTACAACCTCATAGTCACAATAAAATCTTGGGGGAGTATCAGGATTTTTCCTTTTTATTTTAATTAAATCAAACAAAATATGGGCTGGTGCATTACCAAGTTTAGATTGATGCTCAAAGATTATAAGCTTCCTCACTGTCATTTTCCCTCTAGCCGCCGAATGATCGTGTTCAAACATATTAACTAACGCTTCCCATAAAAGTTCTAAGTCTTCTTTGGTAAAATAAGTTTTTTCAGCAAAATAAGCTGAAACATAACCTTCTAATTTGTATAGTCCATAGGGTACTATATACTTTCTACCTATTGTCCTTTCCTTTTCTATATCTTTTTCATTTGTTACAGCCATTCTTGTAATTGATATTTCTTGTTGAAATATTGGATCTATGCTTCTAGCAAAATTAAGTTGTACTGGTCCCCTAACTTGTCCACAATTAACATCAGTAGACATTACAGCACCAAAAGCTCTAACATCATAAAAATTTTTACACATAAATTGAGTTGCTTTTTCATTTGGTTTTTGTTTTTTATCCCGAGGTGTTTCATTTAGATATTCATACGCTTCTTTATTAATATTATTTAATACAACTCCTTCTTTAATATAAATTCGATAACCTACACTATCATTTTTTTTGATCTCAATATAATTTCTAACTTTTCTTTTTATACAAACATCTGTTACGATTCCATGTCCTGTTTCATAGTCAATTCTAGGCATATTGCCAGCGTCAGGATCTCCATTTGGATTTCCGTTTTCTACATCAAATAAAACAACAAATTCATATCTTTTATCTAACAAATTCATTGCTTATACCTCCCCTTTTTATTCACTCTTTTTTGATTTTTGATAAAAAGCTTCTTTTTGATGATAATAACCTAAAATGAACAACCCTTGATCC
This region of Anaerobranca californiensis DSM 14826 genomic DNA includes:
- the cas4 gene encoding CRISPR-associated protein Cas4 gives rise to the protein MYSEDELLMLSGIQHFSFCQRQWAIIHLENQWKENLQTVEGNIIHDKVNDPYIIESRGKTFIARSVPLISYQLGLYGYADVVEFIKGDNQGVALRGKKGLWTPVPVEYKRGKPKPDERDEVQLCAQAICLEEMLQISIQKGYIFYHSIRRRTEVFFSDSLRSLVKKLSKEMHQLYKRGVTPKGVYSKKCKMCSLLELCQPKILNKKITVKEYIKKGLEEE
- the cas7c gene encoding type I-C CRISPR-associated protein Cas7/Csd2, encoding MNLLDKRYEFVVLFDVENGNPNGDPDAGNMPRIDYETGHGIVTDVCIKRKVRNYIEIKKNDSVGYRIYIKEGVVLNNINKEAYEYLNETPRDKKQKPNEKATQFMCKNFYDVRAFGAVMSTDVNCGQVRGPVQLNFARSIDPIFQQEISITRMAVTNEKDIEKERTIGRKYIVPYGLYKLEGYVSAYFAEKTYFTKEDLELLWEALVNMFEHDHSAARGKMTVRKLIIFEHQSKLGNAPAHILFDLIKIKRKNPDTPPRFYCDYEVVIDKDSLPEGVSIIEKV